A region of Toxorhynchites rutilus septentrionalis strain SRP chromosome 1, ASM2978413v1, whole genome shotgun sequence DNA encodes the following proteins:
- the LOC129768561 gene encoding zinc finger protein 62-like yields MTERICLTCTKLTAPEQLVVVGDHKAVLVALSKHFWFSKDEIQNSILCCSCWGKIDDFQQFYCEIERLYTSRFPAVQGEFVEVKQELHIHEIDEQDSTTIDDTQNDIDGEQEHPTVKKEMFHADQKSLFGDDDYDGGSDEAEMSSAVNELEIKRYLSGGNSSPQKQSKRGNRVERSVQHWRKKLNSERFIAENVNIECDTCAQKYDSFQQLQQHSLEEHQRRAYVFCCKHKFNKKPRLIDHIQFHLNPMQFQCDICLKTFRHSEALKYHKDKLHSGEEKTLQCSVCPKKFSTKKFLNIHEKYHRKLGEKKWHCATCDRYFAYESMLRQHNRTAHSNEYTYVCQDRDNAIDDTQNDPFGEKEGPSVGKEMLHVDQKSRIDDDADQDEGADGESDEDEMSSAVNEPQIKMESSGVDATPEKTKRVNRVDQSWRKNLNSEQFIAENITIVCDTCAEKYESFQQLQQHSLEKHQKRAYVFCCDLKFCTKPRLMDHIQFHLNPLQFQCDICSKTFRHSEALKYHKDKLHSGEEKNLQCSMCPKKFSQQKFLNIHEKYHRKLDEKKWHCATCDRYFAYEYILRQHNRTVHSNEYTDVCQDSTTIKDTQMDTVGEQESPSIKKEMPYVDQISLSDDNVDDEGVDRQSDDGEMSNKGLSLAVNESEINMELSDVESTSQKQRKGGNRVGRPEQSWRKNLNSEQFIAENVNIECDTCAEKYDSFQQLQQHSLEKHQKRAYVFCCDHKFCTKPRLIDHIQFHLNPLQFQCDICLKPFRHSEALKYHKDKMHSGEEKTLQCSMCPKTFSKQKFLNIHEKYHRKLGEKNWHCAICDRYFAYESILRQHNRTVHSNEYTYVCHVCARGFYVRTSYVAHMETHDENLKRTKPPDERVQCSRCGSWVYKKGLRKHMLRHSGTQTCEHCGQECKSEMALRYHLAQHRMGDFKCSLCGKAFKRQLTLKEHMASHTGEVLYQCDFCEKTFNSHANRASHRKKMHPKEWFEDKMRKNPEHQNEESPITAEAIS; encoded by the exons ATGACGGAACGAATTTGTCTCACCTGTACTAAGCTCACCGCACCGGAACAATTGGTAGTGGTCGGTGACCATAAAGCAGTTCTGGTGGCATTGTCCAAGCATTTTTGGTTCAGC aaAGATGAAATTCAGAACAGTATTCTCTGCTGCTCCTGCTGGGGTAAAATAGATGATTTTCAACAGTTTTATTGTGAAATCGAGCGTCTGTACACATCTCGTTTCCCTGCTGTCCAGGGCGAGTTTGTGGAGGTGAAACAAGAACTACATATTCACGAGATAGATGAACAAGATAGCACCACTATTGATGATACTCAGAATGACATCGATGGGGAGCAAGAGCATCCGACCGTTAAAAAGGAAATGTTTCATGCTGACCAAAAGTCTCTTTTCGGTGATGACGACTACGATGGAGGGTCGGATGAAGCTGAAATGTCGTCGGCTGTGAACGAGCTCGAAATAAAGAGATACTTATCAGGAGGAAATTCGTCTCCGCAGAAGCAGAGCAAAAGGGGAAATCGAGTGGAACGATCGGTGCAACATTGGCGGAAGAAGCTCAATAGTGAGCGATTTATCGCGGAGAACGTCAACATCGAATGTGACACGTGCGCACAGAAGTATGATAGCTTTCAGCAGCTACAGCAACATTCGCTGGAAGAACATCAGAGGCGGGCCTACGTGTTCTGTTGTAAACACAAGTTCAATAAAAAACCCCGGTTGATCGATCACATCCAATTCCATTTGAATCCAATGCAGTTCCAGTGCGATATATGTTTGAAAACGTTCCGACACAGCGAGGCACTGAAGTACCACAAGGACAAGCTGCACAGTGGGGAAGAGAAAACTCTGCAGTGCAGCGTGTGTCCGAAAAAATTTTCAACGAAAAAGTTTCTTAACATCCACGAAAAATACCACCGAAAGTTGGGTGAGAAAAAGTGGCACTGTGCGACCTGTGACAGATACTTCGCGTACGAGTCTATGCTTCGGCAACACAATCGGACGGCACATTCCAACGAATATACGTATGTGTGCCAGGACAGAGACAATGCTATTGATGATACCCAGAATGACCCATTTGGGGAGAAAGAAGGACCTAGCGTTGGAAAGGAAATGCTTCATGTTGATCAGAAATCTCGAATCGATGATGACGCTGATCAGGACGAGGGGGCTGATGGGGAGTCGGATGAGGATGAAATGTCGTCGGCTGTGAACGAGCcgcaaataaaaatggaatcatCAGGAGTGGATGCGACACCAGAGAAAACAAAAAGAGTAAATAGAGTGGATCAAAGTTGGCGGAAAAATCTCAATAGTGAGCAATTTATCGCGGAAAACATCACTATCGTATGTGACACGTGTGCAGAGAAGTATGAAAGCTTCCAGCAACTACAGCAGCATTCGCTGGAGAAGCATCAAAAGCGGGCCTACGTATTCTGTTGTGACCTTAAGTTCTGTACGAAACCCCGGTTGATGGATCACATTCAATTCCATTTGAATCCGTTGCAGTTCCAGTGCGATATTTGTTCGAAAACGTTCCGACACAGCGAAGCTCTGAAGTACCACAAGGACAAACTGCACAGTGGGGAAGAGAAAAATTTGCAGTGTAGCATGTGTCCGAAGAAATTTTCACAGCAAAAGTTTCTTAACATCCATGAAAAGTATCACCGTAAGTTGGATGAGAAAAAATGGCACTGTGCGACCTGTGACAGATACTTCGCGTACGAGTATATCCTCCGGCAACACAATCGAACGGTGCATTCCAACGAGTATACGGATGTGTGCCAGGATAGTACTACTATTAAAGATACTCAGATGGACACAGTTGGGGAGCAAGAGAGCCCCAGCATTAAAAAGGAAATGCCTTATGTTGATCAGATTTCCCTTTCCGATGATAACGTTGATGATGAAGGCGTTGATCGGCAGTCGGATGACGGTGAAATGTCAAACAAAGGATTGTCGTTGGCTGTGAACGAGTCCGAAATAAACATGGAATTATCAGACGTGGAATCGACATCGCAGAAGCAGCGAAAAGGGGGAAATCGGGTGGGAAGACCGGAGCAAAGTTGGCGGAAGAATCTCAATAGTGAGCAATTTATCGCGGAGAACGTCAACATCGAATGTGATACGTGCGCAGAGAAGTATGACAGCTTTCAGCAGCTGCAACAGCATTCGCTGGAAAAGCATCAAAAGCGGGCCTACGTGTTTTGTTGTGACCATAAGTTCTGCACAAAACCCCGGTTGATCGATCACATCCAATTCCATTTGAATCCATTGCAGTTCCAGTGCGATATTTGTTTAAAACCGTTTCGACACAGCGAGGCACTTAAATATCACAAGGACAAGATGCACAGCGGGGAAGAGAAAACTCTACAGTGCAGCATGTGTCcgaaaacattttcaaaacaaaagttTCTTAACATCCACGAAAAGTACCACCGTAAGTTGGGTGAGAAAAATTGGCACTGTGCGATCTGCGATAGATACTTCGCGTATGAGTCTATCCTCCGGCAACACAACCGAACGGTACATTCCAACGAATATACGTACGTGTGCCATGTATGTGCAAGGGGCTTCTACGTACGGACGTCGTACGTTGCGCATATGGAGACAcacgatgaaaatttgaaacgaACTAAGCCACCGGATGAGCGAGTTCAGTGCTCAAGGTGTGGAAGTTG GGTATACAAGAAGGGACTGCGAAAGCATATGCTCCGCCACTCGGGTACCCAAACGTGTGAACATTGTGGCCAGGAGTGTAAGAGCGAAATGGCGCTGAGGTATCATTTAGCACAGCACCGGATGGGTGATTTCAAATGTTCGCTTTGCGGAAAGGCTTTCAAACGACAGCTCACGTTGAAG GAACACATGGCCTCCCACACTGGTGAAGTATTGTACCAATGTGACTTCTGTGAGAAGACGTTTAATTCCCATGCAAATCGTGCTTCGCACAGGAAGAAGATGCATCCGAAGGAATGGTTTGAAGACAAGATGCGGAAAAATCCTGAACACCAGAATGAGGAGAGTCCAATAACTGCTGAAGCAATTTCATGA